A window of the Cicer arietinum cultivar CDC Frontier isolate Library 1 chromosome 6, Cicar.CDCFrontier_v2.0, whole genome shotgun sequence genome harbors these coding sequences:
- the LOC101491699 gene encoding non-cyanogenic beta-glucosidase-like, translating into MITMANNMFALFVVISLTFAFTNAEDPLLEIGNLSRKSFPAGFIFGAGGSSHQFEGAANKSGKGPNIWDTYTHNHPERIADGSNGDVAIDQYHRYKEDVQIIKDLNMDSYRFSISWSRILPKGKLSGGKNLDGIQYYNNLINELLDNGIQPLVTLFHWDLPQALEDEYGGLLNSSIINDFRDYADLCFHEFGNRVKDWVTFNEPWMFSYGGYALGTLAPGRCSNPTCLGGNSGTEPYIVSHNQILAHAHAVRLYKTKYQAKQNGKIGITLGGNWYLPLGDNIEDELAAMRAFDFQFGWFMEPLTTGNYSLSMQNIVKTRLPKFSTEQSRLVKGSFDFIGLNYYTTNYVNNVPPQEGVPPSYTTDSRANLSFEKNGIPIGPRAASSWLYVYPRGLRLVLLHIKEKYNNPIIYIHENGMDEFNDPTLPVEEALLDTFRIDYYYRHLYYLRSAIQLGANVKGFFAWSLFDNFEWGEGYTFRFGLNYIDYEDGLKRYPKVSAKWFQNFLKRN; encoded by the exons ATGATTACTATGGCCAATAATATGTTTGCTCTATTTGTTGTGATATCATTAACATTTGCTTTCACAAATGCAGAAGATCCTCTTCTTGAAATCGGTAACCTCTCTCGGAAAAGTTTCCCTGCTGGATTCATTTTTGGGGCAGGGGGATCATCACACCAA TTTGAAGGTGCGGCGAATAAAAGTGGTAAAGGACCAAATATCTGGGATACCTATACTCATAACCATCCAG AAAGAATAGCTGATGGAAGCAATGGAGACGTCGCCATTGATCAATACCACCGTTATAAG gAAGATGTGCAAATTATAAAAGATTTGAATATGGATTCGTACAGATTCTCAATCTCTTGGTCGAGAATACTCCCAA AAGGAAAGTTGAGCGGAGGAAAAAATCTCGATGGAATACAATATTACAACAACCTCATCAATGAATTGTTGGATAACG GTATACAACCATTAGTAACTCTTTTTCATTGGGATCTTCCTCAAGCTTTGGAAGACGAGTATGGTGGTCTCTTAAACTCTAGCATAAT AAATGATTTTCGAGACTATGCGGATCTTTGTTTCCACGAATTTGGAAATAGAGTGAAGGATTGGGTTACTTTCAACGAGCCATGGATGTTTAGCTACGGTGGTTATGCACTTGGGACACTAGCACCGGGTCGATGTTCAAATCCTACGTGTCTAGGAGGAAATTCTGGCACCGAACCTTATATAGTTTCACACAACCAAATTCTTGCTCATGCACATGCTGTACGACTGTATAAGACCAAATATCAG GCAAAACAAAATGGTAAGATTGGTATAACGTTGGGAGGTAACTGGTACTTACCACTAGGAGACAATATAGAAGATGAATTGGCTGCTATGAGAGCTTTTGACTTCCAATTTGGATG GTTTATGGAACCACTAACAACTGGAAATTATTCTCTAAGTATGCAAAATATTGTGAAAACTCGATTACCGAAATTCAGTACAGAGCAATCACGTTTAGTCAAGGGTTCTTTTGATTTTATTGGCTTAAACTATTACACTactaattatgttaataatgTACCTCCTCAAGAGGGTGTGCCACCTAGTTACACAACAGATTCTAGAGCTAACCTTTCAT TTGAAAAAAATGGGATACCCATAGGGCCAAGG GCTGCTTCAAGTTGGTTATATGTTTATCCAAGAGGACTTCGACTGGTTTTGTTACATATTAAGGAGAAATACAACAATCCTATAATATACATCCATGAAAATG GTATGGATGAATTTAATGATCCAACACTTCCGGTGGAAGAAGCTCTTTTGGATACTTTTagaattgattattattatcgTCATCTCTACTACCTTCGTTCTGCAATTCA GCTTGGCGCGAACGTTAAGGGATTTTTCGCTTGGtcactttttgataattttgaatGGGGTGAAGGCTATACATTTCGGTTTGGATTGAACTACATAGATTACGAAGATGGATTAAAAAGATATCCTAAGGTTTCTGCAAAATGGTTCCAGAACTTTCTCAAAAGAAACTAG